From Nonlabens sp. Ci31, the proteins below share one genomic window:
- a CDS encoding T9SS type A sorting domain-containing protein translates to MKICNFLIALLFTLFATAQNELDFDMDVSTGTVGGYINITYTITNISTDPISNLVIDHPDAVINSFTPTPSTLTPGASLTATGKIAIGGEGASLGVIFGSTQASINGLLNGNSITELSDGQGPNGFRVEDGPSFYQAFEPHRYGVIYIDVDLNGRYDFGIDNTIVGAVINIGDQNGNTFSVSTNETGWWNADIPPNFINTAGDFIGIVDQNSFPVAMTNYPLVAGTSPFPLAFPLAASIQYEHGYADGNTNFGLMRATAFLDENNNGSRDVTEIDVPYTNFEFIANNDPTTSIILNNGTGLPVVKSDIDPGTQLNDINATLGRFNNFYNIATSSFDDIMTTNGVTTELEFAVIENSTSNRDTAVYLASNTPPNPGFDSVASIVIDNTLNGVATGTLQFTNDSRATILSVIDRNSTDLLTNGTATTIAGGFTIPYNINNFGQQRFRVNMSTPINGVQIGDTFTHIASINPSSTDNDVSNNTATLNVDVVASYDPNDVTEIRGETIPINTFSNTDYLEYTIRFQNLGTASAQFVRVLSTLDPQLDPATFEMITASHNFTYTKNANDLDWFFDHIQLAPEVNDPEASNGFIRYRIKPLPGFAVGDLIAASASIFFDYNPPVITETWFTTFDVPASLDDIKTGAIYPIPLKGNTLFFENIATGKAQLYALDGKEVWHGDISNSQLILNAIDSGFYILKVYSEGKVASIKLLKE, encoded by the coding sequence ATGAAAATATGTAATTTTTTAATTGCTCTTCTTTTTACATTGTTTGCTACTGCTCAAAACGAACTTGATTTTGATATGGATGTATCTACTGGAACTGTCGGTGGCTACATAAACATTACTTATACGATTACTAATATTTCAACTGATCCTATATCTAATCTAGTAATAGACCATCCAGATGCGGTGATAAATTCATTTACTCCAACTCCATCCACTCTTACACCAGGAGCTAGTCTTACTGCTACTGGTAAAATTGCAATAGGTGGAGAAGGTGCGTCACTAGGAGTTATTTTCGGTTCTACTCAAGCTAGCATTAATGGTCTTTTAAATGGAAACTCTATCACCGAATTATCTGACGGACAAGGCCCTAATGGATTTAGAGTTGAAGATGGCCCATCTTTTTATCAAGCCTTTGAACCACATCGATACGGGGTTATTTATATAGATGTAGACTTAAATGGAAGGTATGATTTTGGGATTGATAATACGATTGTAGGCGCGGTGATAAATATAGGAGATCAAAATGGAAATACTTTTTCTGTATCTACTAACGAGACTGGATGGTGGAATGCAGACATACCACCAAATTTTATAAATACTGCTGGAGATTTCATAGGAATAGTTGATCAAAACTCCTTTCCTGTTGCTATGACTAACTATCCGTTAGTTGCAGGAACATCTCCTTTCCCTCTTGCTTTTCCTTTGGCTGCATCGATTCAATATGAGCATGGTTACGCAGACGGTAATACTAATTTTGGTTTAATGAGAGCGACTGCTTTTCTTGATGAAAATAATAATGGCTCAAGAGACGTAACAGAAATAGACGTACCCTATACCAACTTTGAGTTTATAGCTAACAATGACCCAACAACCAGCATTATTTTAAATAATGGCACTGGATTACCTGTCGTAAAATCTGATATAGATCCCGGAACCCAACTAAATGATATAAATGCAACTTTGGGAAGGTTTAATAATTTCTACAACATTGCGACATCTAGCTTTGATGATATTATGACCACAAATGGAGTTACAACTGAGTTAGAATTTGCGGTTATAGAAAATTCGACATCTAACAGGGATACTGCGGTATATTTAGCAAGCAACACTCCTCCAAATCCTGGATTTGATAGTGTAGCAAGTATAGTTATTGATAATACTTTAAATGGAGTTGCGACAGGAACGCTACAATTCACAAATGATTCAAGAGCCACCATTCTTTCGGTTATAGATAGAAACAGCACAGACTTGCTCACTAACGGAACTGCAACTACAATAGCTGGCGGTTTTACAATACCATATAACATTAACAATTTTGGACAACAGAGGTTTAGGGTTAATATGTCTACGCCTATAAATGGAGTCCAAATAGGAGACACATTTACTCATATAGCTTCCATTAACCCTTCTTCCACTGATAACGATGTATCAAATAATACAGCCACTTTAAATGTAGATGTAGTGGCCTCCTATGATCCTAATGATGTGACCGAAATACGTGGGGAGACTATTCCTATAAATACCTTTTCAAATACAGACTATCTGGAATATACCATTCGTTTCCAAAACCTTGGAACGGCCAGCGCACAATTTGTAAGAGTGCTTTCTACACTAGATCCACAACTTGATCCAGCGACTTTTGAGATGATTACAGCCAGTCATAATTTTACCTATACTAAAAATGCTAATGACCTAGATTGGTTTTTTGATCATATTCAACTTGCTCCAGAGGTAAATGATCCTGAAGCCAGCAATGGGTTCATAAGATATAGAATCAAACCTTTACCAGGATTTGCTGTTGGTGACCTTATTGCTGCCAGTGCTAGTATCTTTTTTGATTACAATCCTCCAGTAATTACAGAAACTTGGTTCACTACCTTTGACGTACCTGCATCTTTAGATGATATTAAAACAGGAGCTATTTATCCTATTCCACTTAAAGGAAACACCTT